A single region of the Plantactinospora soyae genome encodes:
- a CDS encoding IucA/IucC family protein — translation MTGSTDPRADAETRTGTEAGAEAGTGTGAGAGADEPERELFRRVLDALLREDHLGLAGNGRHDGDGWWLTRTAAGRLRLPVRPDGFQHDLRTARPEFVVEDGTGTKRLVNTLDGLLDVLGPTDDPEAEAGWLAFRAECRHDLAARRLADQTRPRVYAEILAARRNAVPGGPTGMAGALLDDVLAARGDHPVYPTSRCRHGFGNTDLLRYAPEHAPRFALCWLPVPRTEVTLTGTLPLWWPPAGTPDTVLLPVHPVTADRLSLPVRGNGPEVLVRPTLSTRTVSLVDDPYTHLKLPLATATLGARNIRTIAPGTLVDGAELHRLLAGIAAAEPAFAGRILHADESCHGHAGNEVRSFLLRRYPSGLAGHQVVPVAGLAAEDPDAGTVAQRVGGPDPGHLLEAYLDLLIDWHGYLWLRHGIALEAHQQNIHLVLDPVGTGGGLRLLYKDNDGARLARRTGPELHDARMWITDPTELADVFTTITLHLAAAAPLRALAERGVPVPAPGPALRTRLVATRDRWTATQAGPGGPDRPAGPGGPGGPGGPGGPGGPGGPGGPGGPGGPGGPGGPGGPADWDVTAAADLLTERVLTADRLPVKAMVTAGTLLPKHRTGCADINKYYLRTGPNYLRSDR, via the coding sequence ATGACGGGAAGCACCGACCCCAGAGCCGACGCCGAAACCCGGACCGGGACCGAAGCCGGAGCCGAGGCCGGGACGGGGACCGGAGCCGGAGCCGGAGCCGATGAACCCGAGCGCGAACTCTTCCGACGGGTGCTCGACGCGCTGCTCCGCGAGGACCATCTCGGCCTGGCCGGCAACGGTCGGCACGATGGCGACGGCTGGTGGCTGACCCGTACCGCCGCTGGTCGGCTGCGGCTGCCGGTCCGGCCGGACGGATTCCAGCACGACCTGCGCACGGCCCGGCCGGAGTTCGTGGTCGAGGACGGGACCGGAACGAAACGGCTGGTCAACACCCTCGACGGGCTGCTGGACGTCCTCGGCCCGACCGACGATCCGGAGGCCGAGGCGGGCTGGCTCGCGTTCCGCGCCGAGTGCCGGCACGACCTCGCCGCGCGGCGGCTCGCCGACCAGACCCGCCCCCGGGTGTACGCCGAAATCCTCGCCGCGCGCCGGAACGCCGTACCTGGCGGTCCGACCGGGATGGCGGGTGCGCTGCTCGACGACGTACTCGCCGCCCGTGGCGACCATCCGGTCTATCCGACCAGCCGGTGCCGGCACGGTTTCGGCAACACCGACCTGCTCCGGTACGCCCCGGAGCACGCCCCCCGGTTCGCCCTGTGCTGGCTGCCGGTGCCGCGTACCGAGGTGACCCTCACCGGCACCCTGCCCCTGTGGTGGCCACCGGCCGGTACGCCGGACACCGTGCTGCTGCCGGTGCACCCGGTCACCGCCGACCGACTGAGCCTGCCGGTACGCGGAAACGGGCCCGAGGTACTCGTCCGGCCGACCCTGTCGACCCGGACGGTGTCGCTGGTGGACGACCCGTACACGCATCTGAAGCTGCCCCTGGCCACGGCGACGCTCGGCGCCCGCAACATCCGGACGATCGCTCCCGGCACCCTGGTCGACGGCGCCGAACTGCACCGGCTGCTGGCCGGGATCGCCGCCGCCGAACCGGCGTTCGCGGGTCGGATCCTGCACGCCGACGAGAGCTGTCACGGGCACGCGGGAAACGAGGTCCGCTCGTTCCTGCTCCGCCGCTATCCGAGCGGGTTGGCCGGTCACCAGGTGGTACCCGTCGCCGGTCTGGCCGCCGAGGACCCCGACGCGGGAACGGTCGCGCAGCGGGTCGGCGGACCGGATCCGGGGCACCTGCTCGAGGCCTATCTGGACCTGCTGATCGACTGGCACGGCTATCTCTGGCTGCGGCACGGGATCGCGCTGGAGGCGCACCAACAGAACATCCATCTCGTCCTCGATCCTGTCGGCACCGGGGGCGGGCTGCGGCTGCTCTACAAGGACAACGACGGGGCCAGGCTGGCCCGGCGGACCGGGCCGGAGCTGCACGACGCGCGGATGTGGATCACGGACCCGACCGAGTTGGCCGACGTCTTCACCACGATCACCCTCCACCTGGCCGCGGCGGCACCGCTGCGCGCGCTCGCCGAGCGGGGTGTGCCGGTACCGGCGCCCGGTCCCGCGTTGCGTACCCGCCTGGTTGCCACCCGCGACCGCTGGACCGCCACTCAGGCCGGACCGGGTGGACCGGACAGACCGGCCGGACCGGGTGGACCGGGTGGACCGGGTGGACCGGGTGGACCGGGTGGACCGGGTGGACCGGGTGGACCGGGTGGACCGGGTGGACCGGGTGGACCGGGTGGACCGGGTGGACCGGCCGACTGGGACGTGACCGCCGCCGCCGACCTGCTCACCGAGCGCGTCCTGACGGCCGACCGCCTGCCCGTCAAGGCGATGGTCACCGCCGGCACGCTGCTGCCCAAACATCGCACCGGTTGTGCCGACATCAACAAGTACTACCTGCGCACCGGCCCCAACTACCTGCGGTCCGACCGGTGA
- a CDS encoding DUF3618 domain-containing protein, protein MSTDPSQIRANIERTQDDLGGNVNALGDRMNPRAAARRQAGKVRGTWQRIRDNVMGSASHAREDMMGAGSQAREGAQHAREGVRHASEASRDRISAASASAGDRMHTMGQQARQQTEGHPLAAGLVAFGLGVLASSLLPASQPERRMAGQLRNKVAEHSDELKQQATGMARQTQENLREPAQRAAESVKSKASQHASGMRDQARSSAQDLRGQAQETASEVRRH, encoded by the coding sequence ATGAGTACCGACCCGAGTCAGATCCGGGCGAACATCGAGAGGACCCAGGATGATCTGGGCGGCAACGTGAACGCGCTCGGCGACCGGATGAACCCGCGCGCCGCCGCGCGCCGACAGGCAGGCAAGGTGCGCGGCACCTGGCAGCGGATCAGGGACAACGTCATGGGCAGCGCCTCACACGCCCGGGAGGACATGATGGGCGCCGGATCGCAGGCCAGAGAGGGCGCCCAGCACGCCCGCGAGGGTGTGCGGCACGCCAGCGAAGCCTCCCGGGACCGGATCTCCGCCGCCTCCGCGTCGGCCGGTGACCGGATGCACACGATGGGGCAGCAGGCAAGGCAGCAGACCGAGGGTCATCCGCTGGCCGCCGGTCTGGTCGCGTTCGGGCTCGGTGTGCTCGCCTCGTCGCTGCTGCCGGCGAGCCAGCCGGAACGCCGGATGGCCGGGCAGCTCCGGAACAAGGTCGCCGAGCACTCCGACGAGCTGAAGCAGCAGGCCACCGGGATGGCCCGGCAGACGCAGGAGAATCTCCGCGAGCCGGCCCAACGGGCTGCGGAGTCGGTCAAGTCCAAGGCCAGCCAGCATGCGAGCGGCATGCGTGACCAGGCCCGCTCATCGGCGCAGGACCTCCGTGGCCAGGCCCAGGAAACCGCGAGCGAGGTACGACGCCACTGA
- a CDS encoding phage holin family protein: MSVSAGGLGADRERDPSQASIGELLGAITRDTSTLVRQEIQLAKVELRQEVRTATRVAGMFGGAALGALMVLLFLSYALWWGLANVMDQGWAALVVAAVWALIAGVLVAVARRQVRGLQTLPQTAETIRRVPAAVRGRTQQRSGGER; the protein is encoded by the coding sequence ATGAGCGTCTCGGCAGGCGGACTGGGCGCCGACCGGGAGCGGGACCCGTCGCAGGCCTCGATCGGGGAACTGCTCGGCGCGATCACCCGAGACACCTCGACCCTTGTCCGGCAGGAAATCCAACTGGCCAAGGTGGAACTGCGGCAGGAGGTGCGTACCGCGACCCGGGTCGCCGGAATGTTCGGCGGCGCGGCGCTGGGGGCGCTGATGGTGCTGCTGTTCCTGTCGTACGCCCTGTGGTGGGGGTTGGCGAACGTGATGGACCAGGGCTGGGCGGCGTTGGTCGTCGCGGCGGTCTGGGCACTGATCGCCGGAGTCCTGGTGGCGGTGGCCCGACGACAGGTCCGTGGCCTACAGACCCTGCCGCAGACGGCGGAGACGATCCGGCGGGTACCGGCTGCGGTCCGGGGCCGGACACAGCAGCGATCGGGGGGAGAACGATGA
- a CDS encoding ABC transporter substrate-binding protein, whose product MRRFARGRGVAFRLAAGLTGLALAVGLSACGSSNSGGEAEAGSGNATADAGFPRTVAHHKGSTEIKAKPQRIVALDNSLVEAVVLLGRPLVGGIASYRNQKTFPDYLGDAVKDTKDIGPLDNPNLELIASLRPDLIVSATVRHDALYDKLSAIAPTVFVETTGPTWKANITLLAQALGEETLAAQQLSAYEARAKKIGDEVNAKAGNPSISVVRFVDGPTRLMAKASFIGIILADAGLKRPASQDKDTFSTEISEEQIELAEGDHIFLTTYSGGESYKAKFEANPLWTRLAAVQAKRLYEVKDELWMTSVSVQGAHFVLDDISRTFQVDAAK is encoded by the coding sequence ATGCGTCGATTCGCGCGCGGTCGCGGGGTGGCCTTCCGGCTTGCCGCCGGCCTGACCGGGCTGGCCCTGGCCGTCGGGCTGTCGGCCTGCGGTTCGTCGAACTCCGGTGGAGAGGCCGAGGCGGGCTCGGGCAACGCCACCGCCGACGCCGGCTTCCCCCGTACGGTGGCCCACCACAAGGGCAGCACCGAGATCAAGGCCAAGCCGCAGCGGATCGTGGCGCTGGACAACAGCCTGGTGGAGGCGGTTGTCCTGCTCGGCCGGCCGCTGGTCGGCGGCATCGCCAGCTACCGGAACCAGAAGACGTTCCCGGACTACCTGGGCGACGCCGTCAAGGACACCAAGGACATCGGCCCGCTGGACAACCCGAACCTCGAACTGATCGCCTCGCTCCGGCCCGACCTGATCGTCTCGGCGACCGTCCGGCACGACGCGCTGTACGACAAGCTCTCCGCGATCGCGCCCACCGTCTTCGTCGAGACCACCGGCCCGACCTGGAAGGCCAACATCACCCTGCTGGCCCAGGCCCTCGGCGAGGAGACCCTGGCCGCGCAGCAGCTCTCCGCGTACGAGGCCCGGGCCAAGAAGATCGGCGACGAGGTGAACGCCAAGGCCGGCAACCCGTCGATCTCGGTGGTCCGGTTCGTCGACGGCCCGACCCGGCTGATGGCGAAGGCGTCGTTCATTGGCATCATCCTGGCCGACGCCGGGCTGAAGCGTCCCGCCTCGCAGGACAAGGACACCTTCTCCACCGAGATCAGCGAGGAACAGATCGAGTTGGCCGAGGGCGACCACATCTTCCTCACCACCTACTCCGGCGGGGAGAGCTACAAGGCGAAGTTCGAGGCCAACCCGCTCTGGACCCGGCTGGCGGCAGTGCAGGCCAAGCGGCTGTACGAGGTCAAGGACGAGCTCTGGATGACCTCGGTCTCGGTCCAGGGCGCACACTTCGTCCTCGACGACATCTCGCGGACCTTCCAGGTCGACGCCGCGAAGTAG
- a CDS encoding FecCD family ABC transporter permease — MSLRLPEQPGSTRPTGTPVTAPTGERAGTPTGTPATAPTGERAVRQRGRIGWEVAGLGGIARPRVLGVLAVVLVLAAAGLVASVSIGEFPIPAGDVVRALTGTGGADATLIVRELRLPRALTGLLVGFAFGLAGALMQAVTRNPLASPDLIGISAGASTGGVAAILIGGVTAAGAGSYASVPLGALVGALVAAGVIYAMAFRDGAITGFRFVLVGIGVQGALTALTSWLLARADINEASRAMVWLTGSLNGRGFEHAWWAGLALLVTLPVVLALIRPYQLLQYGDDTARALGLPVDRARVVLLLASVVLAAVATAAAGPIGFVALAAPQIARRLTGTANLPLLTSGCVGAALMLGADLAARLLLAPIELPVGVVTGAVGAPYLMWLLTRANRVGRAG; from the coding sequence ATGAGCCTCCGGCTCCCCGAGCAGCCGGGCAGCACCCGACCGACCGGTACGCCCGTCACGGCACCGACCGGCGAGCGGGCTGGAACACCGACCGGTACGCCGGCTACCGCACCGACCGGCGAGCGGGCGGTACGACAGCGCGGCCGGATCGGCTGGGAGGTGGCCGGGCTCGGCGGGATCGCCCGGCCCCGGGTGCTCGGGGTCCTCGCCGTCGTGCTGGTGCTCGCCGCCGCCGGACTGGTCGCCTCGGTCTCGATCGGCGAGTTCCCGATCCCGGCCGGCGACGTGGTCCGCGCCCTGACCGGTACCGGCGGTGCCGACGCGACCCTGATCGTGCGCGAACTGCGGCTGCCCCGGGCCCTCACCGGCCTGCTGGTCGGCTTCGCGTTCGGGCTGGCCGGGGCGCTGATGCAGGCCGTCACCCGCAACCCGCTGGCCAGTCCGGACCTGATCGGCATCTCCGCCGGGGCGAGCACCGGCGGGGTGGCCGCGATCCTGATCGGCGGCGTGACCGCTGCCGGCGCCGGGTCGTACGCGAGCGTGCCGCTCGGTGCGCTGGTCGGGGCGCTGGTGGCCGCCGGAGTGATCTACGCGATGGCGTTCCGGGACGGCGCGATCACCGGCTTCCGCTTCGTACTGGTGGGGATCGGCGTGCAGGGTGCGCTCACCGCGCTGACCAGTTGGCTGCTGGCCCGCGCCGACATCAACGAGGCGTCCCGGGCGATGGTGTGGTTGACCGGCAGCCTGAACGGACGCGGCTTCGAGCACGCCTGGTGGGCCGGGCTGGCCCTGCTGGTGACGCTGCCCGTGGTGCTCGCCCTGATCCGGCCGTACCAGTTGCTCCAGTACGGCGACGACACCGCGCGGGCGCTGGGCTTGCCGGTGGATCGGGCCCGGGTGGTGCTGCTGCTCGCCTCGGTCGTCCTGGCGGCGGTGGCCACCGCGGCGGCCGGTCCGATCGGGTTCGTGGCGCTCGCCGCGCCGCAGATCGCCCGCCGCCTCACCGGTACCGCGAACCTGCCGTTGCTGACCAGCGGCTGCGTCGGCGCGGCGCTGATGCTCGGCGCCGATCTGGCGGCCCGGCTGCTGCTCGCCCCGATCGAGCTACCGGTCGGAGTGGTCACCGGCGCGGTCGGCGCCCCCTACCTGATGTGGCTGCTGACCCGGGCGAACCGAGTCGGCCGGGCCGGCTGA
- a CDS encoding ATP-grasp domain-containing protein, protein MRLYLTALNPTDSVLDGFLPAAARLGLPVTVLTDQPGAWPALPGDAEVAGADVRDVRAVLDAVYRTDPPTALLSNSDHLQTPTALAAQYLGLPGKDWRATLRAKDKRLTRRTIGDAGLDTVAAVALDPDDDPERAGNIPFPAVVKPREGVASEDVYLVGDPAELRHRVAKIRARRPDLPLLVEEYLTGELHTLETLGDGSDLAVLGTWRTGLGPPPTFIEASLEWAPRLPSTVLDQVRAQLDALGVGFGACHTEFVVADGRARLVEVNYRLIGDRMDLVLAELLDVPLFEYVIGVHAGTALPPLPDPATLARHARVEYVCADRPGTLLAAPGIVDTPGPAGVRLGCRPLRPIGATAPLTRTNRDYLAALHAIGPDPETVEEALRDFRVALHWEIRE, encoded by the coding sequence GTGCGGCTCTACCTGACCGCGCTCAATCCCACCGATTCGGTGCTCGACGGCTTCCTGCCGGCGGCGGCCCGACTCGGGCTGCCGGTGACGGTGCTGACCGATCAACCCGGAGCCTGGCCGGCGCTGCCGGGCGACGCGGAGGTGGCCGGAGCGGACGTGCGCGACGTGCGGGCCGTACTCGACGCGGTGTACCGGACAGATCCGCCCACCGCTCTGCTCTCCAACAGCGACCACCTCCAGACGCCCACCGCGCTCGCCGCGCAGTATCTCGGACTGCCCGGAAAGGACTGGCGGGCGACTCTGCGGGCCAAGGACAAGCGGCTGACCCGGCGTACCATCGGCGACGCGGGGCTGGACACGGTGGCCGCGGTGGCCCTCGACCCGGACGACGACCCCGAGCGTGCCGGAAACATCCCGTTCCCCGCAGTGGTAAAACCCCGGGAGGGCGTGGCGAGCGAGGACGTCTACCTGGTCGGCGACCCGGCCGAGCTGCGCCACCGGGTCGCCAAGATCCGTGCCCGACGCCCCGACCTGCCGCTGCTGGTCGAGGAGTACCTCACCGGCGAGCTGCACACCCTGGAAACCCTCGGCGACGGCAGCGACCTCGCGGTACTCGGCACCTGGCGGACCGGCCTCGGCCCACCACCGACGTTCATCGAGGCCAGTCTCGAATGGGCACCGCGGCTACCGTCGACAGTGCTCGACCAGGTACGCGCCCAACTCGACGCGCTCGGCGTCGGTTTCGGCGCCTGCCACACCGAGTTCGTCGTCGCCGACGGGCGGGCCCGGCTCGTCGAGGTGAACTACCGACTGATCGGCGACCGGATGGATCTGGTCCTCGCCGAACTGCTCGACGTGCCCCTCTTCGAGTACGTCATCGGGGTACACGCCGGTACGGCGCTGCCGCCGCTGCCCGACCCCGCGACCCTGGCCCGGCACGCCCGGGTCGAGTACGTCTGCGCCGACCGCCCGGGCACCCTCCTGGCCGCGCCCGGAATAGTCGACACGCCTGGCCCGGCCGGCGTCCGGCTCGGCTGCCGGCCGCTGCGCCCGATCGGCGCCACCGCACCGCTGACCCGGACGAACCGCGACTACCTGGCGGCGCTGCACGCCATCGGGCCCGATCCGGAGACGGTCGAGGAGGCCCTGCGGGACTTCCGGGTCGCGCTGCACTGGGAGATCCGCGAATGA
- a CDS encoding CsbD family protein: MSLGDKIRHKVEEVAGMAKEKVGDKTDNERLQAEGATEQTEANVKQAGDHVGDAARDTRDAFKP, translated from the coding sequence ATGAGCTTGGGAGACAAGATCCGGCACAAGGTCGAGGAAGTCGCCGGGATGGCCAAGGAGAAGGTCGGGGACAAGACCGACAACGAGCGGCTCCAGGCTGAGGGCGCGACCGAGCAGACCGAGGCCAACGTCAAGCAGGCCGGTGACCACGTCGGTGACGCCGCCCGCGACACCCGGGACGCGTTCAAGCCCTGA
- a CDS encoding FecCD family ABC transporter permease, with protein MPLTISEPAPPGQAPPEPTRSTAARHTGIVLVLFAAVVLACLASVLIGAKNVPPGEALRALTGDRSGDALLVAELRFPRTLLGLLVGIALGVAGTLAQELTRNPLGDPGLLGVSAGAALSVAASIGVFGLTSPYQYVWFAFIGAALAGALVYAIGGAARASAHSGGASPVKLALAGAAVTALLMSLTHALVLLDVRTFDQYRFWAVGSLAGRDGALAGQLAPFVLAALVLTAVIVPRMNALALGDELAGSLGVRVGVTRLLGAVAVVLLTGAAVAAAGPVTFVGLVVPHLVRPFTGPDLRWLLPGAGLAGAALLLGADTLGRLLDHPGEVQAGVVTAMIGAPFLIMLVKRGRFREQTR; from the coding sequence GTGCCCCTAACCATCAGCGAACCTGCGCCGCCGGGCCAGGCGCCACCGGAACCGACCCGGAGTACGGCCGCCCGACACACCGGGATCGTGCTGGTGCTGTTCGCCGCCGTCGTACTCGCCTGCCTGGCGAGCGTGCTGATCGGCGCCAAGAACGTACCGCCGGGCGAGGCCCTGCGGGCGCTGACCGGTGACCGGAGCGGGGACGCGTTGCTGGTCGCCGAGCTCCGCTTCCCGCGTACGCTGCTCGGGCTGCTGGTCGGAATCGCCCTGGGGGTGGCCGGCACCCTGGCCCAGGAGTTGACCCGCAACCCGCTCGGCGACCCGGGTCTGCTCGGTGTCTCGGCCGGTGCCGCCCTCTCCGTCGCGGCCAGCATCGGAGTGTTCGGCCTGACCTCGCCCTACCAGTACGTCTGGTTCGCGTTCATCGGAGCCGCCCTGGCGGGTGCGCTCGTCTACGCCATCGGCGGTGCGGCCCGGGCGTCGGCGCACAGCGGCGGCGCCTCCCCGGTCAAGCTCGCCCTGGCCGGAGCGGCGGTCACCGCGCTGCTGATGAGTCTCACCCACGCGCTGGTGCTGCTCGACGTACGGACCTTCGACCAGTACCGGTTCTGGGCGGTCGGCTCGCTCGCCGGCCGCGACGGCGCGCTCGCCGGCCAACTCGCCCCGTTCGTGCTCGCCGCGTTGGTGCTCACCGCGGTCATCGTTCCCCGGATGAACGCGCTCGCGCTCGGCGACGAGCTGGCCGGCTCGCTCGGCGTACGGGTCGGGGTGACCCGCCTGCTGGGTGCCGTCGCCGTCGTACTGCTGACCGGTGCGGCGGTCGCCGCCGCCGGTCCGGTGACCTTCGTCGGGCTGGTCGTGCCGCACCTGGTCCGGCCGTTCACCGGTCCCGACCTGCGCTGGCTGTTGCCCGGTGCCGGGCTGGCCGGCGCGGCGCTGCTGCTCGGCGCCGACACACTCGGGCGGCTGCTCGACCACCCCGGCGAGGTACAGGCCGGCGTGGTGACCGCGATGATCGGCGCACCATTCCTGATCATGCTGGTCAAGCGCGGCAGGTTCCGGGAGCAGACCCGATGA
- a CDS encoding IucA/IucC family protein has protein sequence MTAAVSRPAADVASTHTLLGCVAREVAGPERQTSLADGHALVRLPRSAVLLRCAVARVSEVGAHRYEGPVQRLSGGTWSPVDAAGLATLVADELTLRTGVPNEEFTGQVVASRDALDRVLRLRPAADPDPTGDAVIDSYVDSEQSLVHGHPRHPAPKWRTGDVESWNTYAPELRTSVRLRWIAVPRSLLASDGPFDELIGVLDPPTAPAGYAVLPVHPWQYELSGPLDPRLRDLGVSGATLRPTASVRTLYAPRADLFVKTSLHVRITNCLRKNARYELTGAVALTRLLADLPLPAGVALLPEPAYRTVDLPVLDETYGVILRGGLRPHLADGETPLIAAALAAGPLAVTDPVGWWDAYTRLLVPAVLELWWTHGVAHEAHLQNVVAVLNADRWPVRMLLRDLEGVKLDVDRRADWLAGLPSAIGYEPEQAFNRVSYCLFVNHLVELAGALADAHPGVEAKLWAALREVVAETSARLGDPPRLRALLAGVPLPVKANLLVRWRRAADRHAGYLPFPNPIGDRW, from the coding sequence ATGACCGCCGCAGTGTCCCGACCCGCGGCCGACGTCGCCAGCACACACACGTTGCTCGGCTGCGTCGCCCGGGAAGTCGCCGGCCCGGAACGGCAGACCAGCCTCGCCGACGGGCATGCCCTGGTACGGCTCCCCCGCAGCGCCGTACTGCTGCGCTGTGCGGTGGCCCGGGTCTCGGAGGTGGGCGCGCACCGCTACGAGGGGCCGGTGCAGCGGCTCTCCGGCGGGACGTGGTCGCCGGTCGACGCGGCCGGGCTGGCGACACTGGTCGCCGACGAACTGACCCTGCGTACCGGGGTGCCGAACGAGGAGTTCACCGGGCAGGTGGTGGCCAGCCGGGACGCGCTGGACCGGGTACTCCGGCTGCGTCCGGCCGCCGATCCGGACCCGACCGGGGACGCCGTGATCGATTCCTACGTGGACTCGGAGCAGTCGCTCGTACACGGGCACCCCCGGCATCCGGCGCCGAAGTGGCGGACCGGGGACGTCGAGTCCTGGAACACGTACGCGCCCGAACTGCGGACCAGCGTACGGCTGCGCTGGATCGCCGTACCCCGATCGCTGCTCGCCTCCGACGGGCCGTTCGACGAGCTGATCGGCGTACTCGATCCGCCGACGGCACCGGCCGGGTACGCCGTACTGCCGGTGCACCCGTGGCAGTACGAGCTGTCCGGGCCGCTCGACCCGCGCCTGCGCGACCTCGGTGTCAGCGGCGCCACGCTCCGGCCGACGGCGAGCGTACGCACCCTCTACGCGCCCCGGGCCGACCTGTTCGTGAAGACGAGTCTGCACGTACGGATCACCAACTGCCTGCGCAAGAACGCCCGGTACGAGCTCACCGGAGCGGTCGCGCTCACCCGACTCCTCGCCGACCTGCCCCTGCCGGCCGGCGTGGCGCTGCTGCCCGAACCCGCGTACCGGACGGTCGACCTGCCGGTGCTGGACGAGACGTACGGGGTGATCCTGCGGGGTGGCCTGCGCCCGCACCTCGCCGACGGTGAGACGCCGCTGATCGCCGCCGCCCTGGCCGCCGGGCCGCTGGCCGTGACCGATCCGGTCGGTTGGTGGGACGCCTACACCCGACTACTGGTCCCGGCCGTGCTCGAACTCTGGTGGACTCACGGCGTCGCGCACGAGGCGCACCTGCAGAACGTCGTCGCCGTGCTGAACGCCGACCGCTGGCCGGTCAGGATGCTGCTGCGCGACCTGGAGGGCGTCAAGCTCGACGTCGATCGCCGGGCCGACTGGCTCGCCGGGCTGCCGTCGGCGATCGGCTACGAACCCGAGCAGGCGTTCAACCGGGTCAGCTACTGCCTGTTCGTCAACCATCTGGTCGAGTTGGCCGGCGCCCTGGCCGACGCCCATCCGGGGGTCGAGGCGAAGCTGTGGGCGGCACTGCGTGAGGTGGTCGCGGAGACGTCGGCCCGGCTCGGTGACCCGCCCCGGCTGCGCGCCCTGCTCGCCGGCGTACCGCTGCCGGTCAAGGCCAACCTGCTGGTGCGCTGGCGCCGGGCCGCCGACCGGCACGCCGGCTACCTGCCGTTCCCCAACCCCATCGGAGACCGCTGGTGA
- a CDS encoding ABC transporter ATP-binding protein, protein MTALLGSDLRLAYGDRVVAEGLDIAVPAGKVSALVGPNACGKSTALRALARLLSPSAGTVLLDGEPIAGLAGRELARRLALLPQSPIAPDGITVRDLVARGRTPHQHWWRQWSRADERIVDEALAATGTTELADRSLDELSGGQRQRVWIALALAQDTRVLLLDEPTTYLDLAYQVDVLELVAELNHRDGTTVVMVLHDLNQACRYADHLVAMRAGRVVAAGPPSEVVTPELVREVFGLDCRIITCPVAGTPIVVPEGRPRR, encoded by the coding sequence ATGACGGCATTGCTGGGCAGCGATCTCCGGTTGGCCTACGGCGACCGGGTGGTGGCCGAGGGGCTGGACATCGCGGTGCCGGCGGGCAAGGTCAGCGCACTGGTCGGGCCGAACGCGTGTGGGAAGTCCACCGCACTGCGCGCGCTGGCCCGGCTCCTGTCGCCGAGCGCCGGCACGGTGCTGTTGGACGGGGAGCCGATCGCCGGACTTGCCGGCCGGGAGCTGGCGCGTCGGCTGGCGCTGTTGCCGCAGTCGCCGATCGCGCCGGACGGGATCACGGTGCGGGACCTGGTGGCCCGGGGGCGTACGCCGCATCAGCACTGGTGGCGGCAGTGGTCCCGGGCCGACGAGCGGATCGTCGACGAGGCACTCGCCGCCACCGGTACCACCGAGTTGGCGGACCGGAGTCTCGACGAGCTCTCCGGTGGGCAGCGGCAGCGGGTCTGGATCGCCCTCGCGCTGGCCCAGGACACCCGGGTACTGCTGCTGGACGAGCCGACCACCTATCTGGATCTGGCGTACCAGGTGGACGTGCTGGAGCTGGTCGCCGAGTTGAACCACCGGGACGGCACCACGGTGGTGATGGTGCTGCACGACCTGAACCAGGCGTGCCGGTACGCGGACCATCTGGTCGCGATGCGGGCCGGCAGAGTCGTGGCGGCCGGACCGCCCTCCGAAGTGGTGACCCCGGAGCTGGTACGGGAGGTGTTCGGCCTCGACTGCCGGATCATCACCTGCCCGGTCGCCGGTACGCCGATCGTCGTACCGGAAGGGCGTCCTCGGCGCTGA